In uncultured Methanobacterium sp., a genomic segment contains:
- a CDS encoding class III signal peptide-containing protein, whose translation MKIIEMGIVKDEAAQSSAEYVLILGGIIVIVLVAIIVYKNYVSGVGSSLNGGSEMNSVNGNLTQINKTLNKT comes from the coding sequence ATGAAAATAATAGAAATGGGAATAGTTAAAGATGAAGCAGCCCAAAGTTCTGCAGAATACGTGCTGATCCTGGGAGGAATCATAGTAATCGTCCTGGTGGCAATCATCGTTTATAAGAACTACGTTAGTGGTGTGGGAAGCAGCCTCAACGGTGGCAGTGAAATGAATAGTGTCAATGGCAACCTCACACAAATAAACAAAACCCTGAACAAGACTTAA
- a CDS encoding type II secretion system F family protein: MAIIPSALSPISNSIDNIFPDKYLVRMQEILIRSGTYVKASDLLTLIFGAGIFLGIIALVAFTVLGSNPVIGFILGLIAPGAIILIWIFFMMERRVDSIEQGTPDFLRQIASLLRSGVGVETAMEDISKHGEGPLTDELKRAVIEIKIGSTFEDALLGMGERLKSKTLDRTFRMIIEGRRVGGSLADVIETVAEDLRAILALQRERRANVMMSVMFLLIAAVIAAPFALGMAMSYSAFIESLGKPNPLLGAASIGAAGYIIIHSIIAGILMGIVLYGSAKKGVKFALVLVPVSYGLFYVVITFAPHLLLGI, encoded by the coding sequence ATGGCCATCATACCTTCTGCACTTTCCCCCATATCCAATAGTATAGATAATATTTTTCCAGACAAATACCTGGTTCGAATGCAGGAAATTCTGATTCGTTCCGGGACTTATGTTAAGGCCTCTGATCTTTTAACTCTGATTTTTGGTGCAGGAATATTTTTAGGTATTATAGCCTTGGTAGCATTTACCGTATTGGGTTCAAATCCAGTAATAGGTTTTATTCTTGGTTTGATTGCTCCTGGAGCCATTATATTAATTTGGATTTTTTTCATGATGGAAAGGAGAGTGGATTCCATTGAACAGGGAACTCCTGACTTCTTAAGACAGATCGCCTCACTCCTACGATCCGGAGTGGGTGTAGAAACAGCAATGGAAGACATATCCAAACATGGAGAAGGTCCTTTAACTGATGAATTAAAAAGAGCAGTAATTGAAATAAAAATAGGAAGTACCTTTGAGGATGCCCTTCTGGGGATGGGCGAACGTTTGAAATCCAAAACACTGGATAGAACATTTAGAATGATTATTGAAGGTAGGAGAGTTGGGGGTAGCCTTGCAGATGTTATTGAAACAGTTGCAGAAGATTTAAGAGCTATTCTGGCATTACAGAGAGAACGTAGAGCCAATGTAATGATGTCAGTAATGTTTCTGTTAATAGCAGCAGTTATTGCTGCTCCATTTGCACTGGGGATGGCTATGTCATATTCGGCTTTCATTGAATCTTTAGGAAAACCCAATCCTTTATTAGGTGCTGCATCCATCGGAGCTGCAGGATACATTATCATCCACTCCATAATTGCCGGTATTTTAATGGGGATCGTACTTTATGGTAGTGCAAAGAAAGGTGTTAAATTCGCACTCGTCCTTGTTCCCGTGTCATACGGCCTATTCTATGTGGTCATAACCTTTGCACCTCATCTACTTTTGGGAATTTAA
- a CDS encoding tRNA-binding protein, whose translation MWDTSKDYRLLVAEKSVELFLRAVEGANFKGKWNKKQALQTARKMTSEIQTLYYSYLEPSEMAKTPQIGLLETQAMEIVEALGGESWHRQFLELANREEKEKLEESLAKIKFFLNTISGLVNRLSLGQINDPVIGIDIKKGEISSVSRHPHADQLLVCNVNLQERALTVVTNDLDIKEANQVAVALLPPEVFMGITSEGMFLGVDGVVLKDVKGDLGKIPHGIPLKAVNETRNLVENFLQ comes from the coding sequence ATGTGGGATACTAGTAAAGATTACCGGCTTTTAGTGGCAGAAAAATCAGTTGAACTTTTCCTGAGAGCTGTTGAAGGAGCTAACTTCAAAGGAAAATGGAATAAAAAACAGGCATTGCAGACTGCCCGGAAAATGACATCAGAAATACAGACACTATATTATTCATACCTGGAACCATCAGAAATGGCTAAAACCCCCCAAATAGGTTTACTGGAAACTCAGGCAATGGAAATAGTTGAAGCCCTGGGAGGGGAATCATGGCACAGGCAATTCCTGGAACTGGCTAATCGTGAAGAGAAAGAGAAACTGGAGGAATCCCTGGCCAAGATCAAATTTTTCCTAAACACCATTTCTGGTCTGGTTAATCGGCTCAGCCTGGGACAGATCAATGACCCGGTGATAGGGATAGATATTAAAAAAGGGGAAATTTCCAGCGTTTCCAGACATCCTCATGCAGATCAGCTCCTGGTGTGCAATGTTAACCTGCAGGAACGAGCTCTTACTGTGGTAACCAATGATTTAGACATTAAAGAGGCTAATCAGGTTGCAGTTGCTCTGCTTCCTCCAGAAGTATTCATGGGAATCACCAGTGAAGGAATGTTTTTAGGGGTTGATGGTGTTGTTTTGAAGGATGTGAAAGGAGACTTGGGAAAAATACCACATGGCATTCCACTCAAAGCAGTGAACGAGACTAGAAATCTTGTTGAAAACTTTTTACAGTGA
- a CDS encoding lactaldehyde dehydrogenase, whose protein sequence is MKMLINGNLIDKEDKIAVINPFNNQTVDEVPVGDAKDARAAIDAANKAKKSLNEMSSRKLSRILNDIHQDLKEKHQEISELITLETGKPIRDSKVEMDRSLQTLIMAAEESKRIHGETIPLDAAIAGRSAFGFTIKIPLGVVAAITPFNYPVNLAIHKIAPALAAKNTMIFKPSSKAPLAALKIAQIMDGHLPDGVVNAITGSGSVLGDEIVTSDRVNKISFTGSVPTGLSIAQKAGMKKLTLELGGNDPLVVMDDANLEAAVMGAVGGSYLNAGQVCIAVKRIIVHENVADQFIEDLVSRSKKLKIGNPMDPETEMGPLIDENAAIHVEKAVNNAIDNGAQLLCGGKRKGAFFDATVLDHVQKDMELVQKETFGPVSPVIRVKNLDEAIKVANSTPYGLQAGVFTSSIENAKKAVREIEAGSVLINKQSTFRTDNMPFGGFKMSGMGKEGVKYAVEDMTRSKMVVIG, encoded by the coding sequence ATGAAAATGTTAATAAACGGAAATTTAATTGATAAAGAAGACAAAATAGCCGTTATAAATCCATTCAACAACCAGACTGTGGATGAAGTTCCAGTGGGCGATGCGAAAGATGCACGTGCTGCTATTGATGCTGCTAACAAAGCAAAAAAGTCCCTGAATGAAATGTCTTCACGTAAACTGTCCAGAATATTAAATGACATTCATCAGGACTTAAAGGAAAAGCATCAGGAAATATCCGAACTCATCACCCTTGAAACGGGTAAACCAATTCGTGATTCTAAGGTAGAAATGGATCGGTCCCTGCAAACTCTGATCATGGCTGCTGAAGAATCAAAAAGGATACATGGAGAAACGATTCCCCTGGACGCGGCCATTGCTGGAAGGAGTGCGTTTGGTTTCACTATTAAAATTCCGTTAGGAGTAGTTGCAGCCATAACACCCTTCAATTACCCGGTGAATCTGGCCATACATAAAATAGCCCCTGCACTGGCTGCTAAAAACACTATGATCTTCAAACCTTCCAGCAAAGCTCCCCTGGCAGCACTTAAAATTGCACAAATAATGGATGGACACTTACCAGATGGAGTGGTGAATGCCATCACTGGCAGTGGTAGTGTTTTAGGGGATGAAATTGTGACCAGTGACAGAGTTAACAAAATATCTTTCACTGGAAGTGTCCCTACCGGTCTTTCCATTGCCCAGAAAGCAGGCATGAAAAAGTTAACCCTGGAATTGGGAGGAAACGACCCCCTTGTGGTTATGGATGATGCTAACCTGGAAGCAGCAGTTATGGGAGCAGTGGGTGGTTCCTACCTCAATGCAGGGCAGGTTTGTATTGCAGTTAAAAGGATTATAGTCCATGAGAATGTTGCAGACCAGTTCATAGAAGATCTGGTATCCCGCAGCAAAAAGTTAAAAATTGGGAACCCAATGGATCCTGAAACGGAAATGGGGCCACTTATTGATGAAAATGCTGCCATCCATGTGGAAAAGGCTGTTAATAATGCTATTGACAATGGTGCCCAGCTTCTCTGTGGAGGTAAGAGGAAAGGTGCATTTTTCGATGCTACAGTTCTGGATCATGTGCAGAAAGATATGGAACTGGTACAAAAAGAAACTTTTGGCCCGGTTTCTCCAGTTATAAGGGTTAAAAACCTGGATGAAGCTATTAAAGTTGCAAACAGTACACCTTATGGATTACAGGCAGGTGTGTTCACCAGTAGCATAGAAAACGCCAAAAAAGCTGTACGAGAAATAGAGGCAGGTTCTGTGTTAATAAATAAACAATCCACCTTCCGAACAGATAACATGCCCTTCGGAGGATTTAAAATGAGCGGTATGGGTAAGGAAGGAGTTAAATATGCGGTTGAAGACATGACCCGCAGCAAAATGGTAGTTATTGGCTGA